A region from the Arthrobacter gengyunqii genome encodes:
- a CDS encoding acetyl-CoA carboxylase carboxyltransferase subunit alpha/beta — translation MSVQTQPRRLNARALLDLVVDRGSYLSWDSPVTYTQHSGAYEADLGAARKKTGEDESVLTGEGLVHGRRVALVVCEFGFLGGSIGVAAADRLTDAVERATREGLPLLAGPASGGTRMQEGTLAFLSMVKITAAVRRHKEAGLPYLVYLRHPTTGGVMASWGSLGHITVAEPGALLGFLGPRVYESLYGEPFPEGVQTAENLQARGLVDAVLPPEELAGTIHRALSMLLPGPADPVPEPASLTASPAVVPAWESITISRNRQRPGVRQLLHFAADDVLPLNGTGQGEKDPGLLLALARFGQTSCVVLGQDRQRGEEQPALGPASLREARRGMRLAEELNLPLLTVIDTAGAALSKEAEEGGLAGEIARCLNDLVGLACPTVSVLLGQGAGGGALALLPADRTVAAQHAWLSSLPPEGASAIVYRDTDHGAQMAQEQGVTVSALAAHGIVDHVVPEEPDAAAEAPPFCRRMGEAVEYELASLRTVPSAARLEQRTARFRKLGSAG, via the coding sequence ATGAGCGTCCAGACACAGCCTCGGCGGCTCAATGCCCGCGCCCTGTTGGACCTGGTGGTGGATCGCGGGAGCTACCTGTCTTGGGACTCCCCGGTTACCTACACCCAGCACAGCGGGGCCTACGAAGCGGACCTCGGGGCCGCCCGGAAGAAGACCGGGGAAGACGAGTCCGTCCTGACCGGCGAAGGACTGGTGCATGGACGCCGTGTCGCGCTGGTTGTGTGTGAGTTTGGTTTCCTCGGCGGCTCCATCGGCGTGGCTGCGGCAGACCGCCTGACCGACGCCGTGGAACGTGCCACCCGTGAAGGCCTGCCCCTGCTGGCCGGACCGGCTTCCGGCGGAACCCGGATGCAGGAGGGCACCCTGGCCTTCCTCTCCATGGTGAAGATCACCGCCGCGGTCCGACGGCACAAGGAGGCAGGTCTCCCCTATCTGGTGTACCTGCGTCATCCCACCACCGGAGGCGTCATGGCGTCCTGGGGTTCGCTGGGCCACATAACCGTCGCCGAGCCGGGCGCGCTCCTGGGCTTCCTCGGCCCCCGCGTGTACGAATCCCTGTATGGCGAACCGTTTCCCGAAGGAGTGCAAACCGCGGAGAATCTGCAGGCCCGCGGGCTGGTGGACGCCGTGCTGCCACCGGAGGAACTCGCCGGCACCATCCACCGCGCCTTGTCCATGCTGCTTCCGGGGCCCGCGGACCCGGTGCCCGAGCCGGCATCCCTCACCGCTTCCCCTGCAGTGGTGCCGGCCTGGGAATCCATCACCATTTCCCGCAACCGCCAGCGGCCCGGCGTGCGCCAGCTGCTGCACTTCGCCGCCGACGACGTCCTGCCGTTGAACGGAACCGGCCAGGGTGAGAAAGATCCCGGACTGCTGCTGGCACTGGCCCGGTTCGGGCAGACCTCCTGTGTCGTTCTGGGGCAGGACCGCCAGCGCGGTGAGGAACAGCCAGCGCTGGGACCGGCTTCGCTGCGGGAGGCCCGCCGGGGCATGCGTCTGGCCGAAGAGCTGAACCTCCCCCTGCTCACAGTTATCGACACTGCCGGAGCCGCCCTGTCCAAGGAAGCCGAGGAAGGCGGACTCGCCGGGGAGATTGCCCGCTGCCTGAACGATCTGGTCGGCTTGGCCTGTCCCACCGTTTCCGTGCTGCTGGGCCAGGGAGCCGGCGGCGGAGCCCTCGCCCTGCTGCCAGCAGACCGGACGGTGGCCGCCCAGCATGCCTGGTTGTCATCCCTTCCGCCGGAGGGTGCCAGTGCCATTGTCTACCGGGACACCGACCACGGAGCCCAAATGGCCCAGGAGCAGGGCGTCACCGTCTCTGCCCTGGCTGCCCACGGCATTGTGGATCACGTTGTCCCTGAGGAGCCCGACGCCGCTGCGGAAGCGCCCCCCTTTTGCCGGCGGATGGGCGAGGCGGTGGAATACGAGCTCGCGTCGCTGCGGACAGTACCGTCCGCAGCGCGGCTTGAGCAGCGTACAGCCCGGTTCCGAAAACTCGGATCTGCGGGGTGA
- a CDS encoding acyl carrier protein, which produces MASNEEILAGLAEIVNEETGLAPESVELDKSFTDDLDIDSISMMTIVVNAEEKFGVRIPDEEVKNLKTVGDAVDFISKAQA; this is translated from the coding sequence ATGGCTAGCAACGAAGAAATCCTGGCCGGCCTCGCCGAGATCGTCAACGAGGAAACCGGTCTGGCCCCCGAGTCCGTCGAGCTGGACAAGTCCTTCACCGATGACCTGGACATCGACTCCATCTCGATGATGACGATCGTCGTCAACGCCGAAGAGAAGTTCGGCGTGCGCATCCCGGACGAAGAGGTCAAGAACCTGAAGACCGTCGGCGACGCCGTGGACTTCATCTCCAAAGCCCAGGCGTAA
- a CDS encoding PucR family transcriptional regulator, which translates to MPVTRSTAAPRHGMRAEPADPPTVERLKANIGKLSTATLKQLDLSLPWYRGLRPDERSALGMVAQKGIASFVNWYERPASPAWVLSDVFGTAPTELTRSISLQKALQLIRVVVQVVEDRVPELADDDVQGPLREAVLRYSREVAFAAADVYARAAETRGAWDTRLEALVVDAILRGESSDALRSRIAAVGWTSTARITVMVGSSPSDTNASFVNELRRATARLSEDALVGIQGERLILVLGGLDENSGAYARLAELFGPGPVVYGPPADSLVDAGPSAQAAFAGLTAARAWPAAPRPVAADDLWPERVMSGDDSARKALVRSIYRPLLGASNGLAETLSAYLSLGHSLEATARELFVHANTVRYRLRRVCDVTGWDPMLPREAFVLQTALVVGRLAPPGKAVPERPASRS; encoded by the coding sequence ATGCCAGTGACTCGCAGCACAGCCGCGCCTCGACATGGGATGCGCGCCGAACCGGCGGATCCCCCCACAGTGGAACGCCTCAAAGCAAATATCGGAAAGCTCTCCACTGCCACCCTGAAACAGCTCGATCTATCCCTGCCCTGGTACCGGGGGCTGCGGCCGGACGAACGCTCCGCCCTGGGCATGGTGGCCCAGAAGGGCATCGCCTCCTTCGTGAACTGGTACGAGCGCCCGGCCTCCCCGGCCTGGGTCCTCAGCGACGTCTTCGGCACCGCCCCCACCGAACTCACCCGTTCCATCAGCCTGCAAAAAGCCCTGCAGCTGATCCGGGTGGTGGTTCAAGTGGTGGAGGACCGGGTGCCGGAACTGGCCGACGACGACGTCCAAGGCCCGCTGCGTGAAGCCGTCCTGCGCTATTCACGGGAAGTGGCCTTTGCCGCAGCAGACGTCTATGCGCGCGCGGCGGAAACCCGCGGCGCCTGGGACACGCGGCTCGAGGCGCTCGTGGTGGATGCCATCCTGCGCGGTGAAAGTTCCGATGCCCTGCGCTCCCGCATAGCCGCTGTGGGCTGGACCTCCACCGCGCGGATTACCGTAATGGTGGGCAGTTCGCCGTCGGACACCAATGCCTCCTTCGTCAATGAGCTGCGCCGCGCCACTGCCCGGCTCAGCGAAGACGCTCTGGTGGGAATCCAGGGTGAACGGCTCATCCTGGTGCTCGGCGGCCTGGATGAGAACTCCGGCGCCTACGCACGCCTCGCAGAACTCTTCGGCCCCGGACCCGTGGTTTACGGACCTCCCGCTGATTCCCTGGTCGATGCCGGGCCGTCGGCGCAGGCGGCCTTTGCGGGGCTCACCGCCGCGCGTGCCTGGCCTGCGGCACCCCGCCCGGTGGCGGCTGACGACCTGTGGCCCGAACGGGTGATGTCCGGCGACGACAGTGCCCGCAAGGCCCTGGTCCGGAGCATTTACCGGCCGCTGCTCGGCGCCTCCAACGGGCTGGCCGAGACCCTCTCCGCCTACCTGTCGCTGGGGCATTCCCTGGAGGCGACGGCGCGTGAACTCTTTGTCCACGCCAACACGGTCCGCTACCGGCTGCGCCGGGTCTGCGACGTCACCGGATGGGATCCGATGCTGCCGCGCGAAGCCTTCGTGCTGCAGACGGCCCTGGTGGTGGGGCGCCTCGCACCGCCGGGCAAAGCCGTGCCGGAGCGCCCCGCCAGCCGCTCCTGA
- a CDS encoding ACP S-malonyltransferase: MLAIVCPGQGSQTPGFLSPWLELPGVREHLESLSAIAGLDLIAHGTVSDEETIKDTAVAQPLIVAAGLMAARLLVEPQAMTASTVVAGHSVGEITASALAGALTEADALIFVRERANAMARAAAETPTGMSAVLGGDPDEVAAALAAAGLTAANANGGGQTVAAGTLEQLAAFAAAPPAKARVIPLKVAGAFHTSHMAPAVSVLENLRPQLRPAAPRPTLLSNYDGAAVVSGEANLDSLISQVSRPVRWDLCMESMAAMGVTGMLELPPAGTLTGLARRGLKGLPTLALKSPEDLDAAREFITEHSGTAAAVAAATTTGEGNA, translated from the coding sequence GTGCTCGCAATTGTCTGCCCCGGCCAGGGGTCCCAAACGCCAGGTTTCCTTTCTCCGTGGCTGGAACTGCCCGGAGTCCGGGAACACCTCGAATCCCTCAGCGCCATCGCCGGCCTCGATCTGATCGCCCACGGCACCGTCTCTGATGAAGAAACCATCAAGGACACCGCAGTGGCCCAGCCGCTGATCGTCGCCGCCGGACTGATGGCAGCACGGTTGCTGGTGGAACCGCAGGCCATGACCGCTTCCACGGTTGTCGCCGGGCACTCCGTCGGTGAAATCACCGCGTCGGCCCTCGCCGGAGCGCTGACCGAAGCCGATGCCCTGATCTTCGTCCGGGAACGCGCCAACGCCATGGCCCGGGCCGCCGCGGAAACCCCCACCGGCATGAGCGCCGTCCTCGGCGGAGACCCCGATGAGGTCGCCGCCGCCCTGGCAGCTGCCGGCCTCACCGCAGCCAACGCCAACGGCGGCGGACAAACGGTTGCAGCGGGAACCTTGGAACAGCTCGCAGCTTTCGCAGCAGCACCGCCTGCCAAGGCCCGCGTCATCCCGCTGAAGGTTGCCGGCGCCTTCCACACTTCCCACATGGCACCGGCCGTCAGCGTGCTGGAGAACCTCCGCCCGCAGCTGCGCCCCGCAGCCCCCCGTCCCACGCTGCTCTCCAACTACGACGGCGCTGCCGTAGTCTCCGGCGAAGCCAACCTGGACAGCCTCATCAGCCAGGTCTCCCGCCCGGTCCGCTGGGACCTGTGCATGGAGTCCATGGCAGCCATGGGCGTCACCGGCATGCTGGAACTGCCGCCGGCAGGAACGCTTACCGGACTGGCCCGCCGCGGGCTCAAGGGTTTGCCCACCCTGGCCCTGAAATCCCCCGAAGATCTCGACGCCGCCCGGGAGTTCATTACTGAACATTCCGGCACGGCCGCCGCAGTAGCAGCAGCAACCACCACCGGAGAAGGTAACGCGTGA
- a CDS encoding beta-ketoacyl-ACP synthase III, which translates to MSTPTLKQSPVHQFSRIHGIGAFRPDVIVSNEDVCQWIDSSDEWIRQRTGIITRHRADKGTSVVDMAEAAGRDALKSAGIEGSQLGAVIVSTVTHPFATPSAAAEIAHLLGAAPAPAYDVSAACAGYCYGVAQADALVRSGAAEYVLVIGVEKLSDFIDNTERTISFLLGDGAGAVVVGPADAAGIGPSVWGSDGSKSSTIGMTHSMLDIRELSLAAEAEGTAVGVSEVAERDTKLWPTLRQDGQSVFRWAVWEMAKVAQRALDAAGVTAEDLGAFVPHQANMRIIDEMAKQLKLPESVIIARDIADAGNTSAASIPLATHRLLQENPELSGKLSLQIGFGAGLVFGAQVIVLP; encoded by the coding sequence GTGAGCACGCCCACCCTGAAGCAGTCCCCCGTCCACCAGTTCAGCCGGATTCACGGCATTGGTGCGTTCCGCCCCGATGTCATCGTGAGCAACGAGGACGTCTGCCAGTGGATCGACTCCTCGGATGAGTGGATCCGCCAGCGCACGGGCATCATCACCCGCCACCGCGCCGACAAGGGAACGTCGGTGGTGGACATGGCGGAAGCCGCCGGCCGCGACGCCCTCAAGAGCGCCGGAATCGAGGGTTCGCAGCTTGGAGCCGTCATCGTCTCCACCGTGACGCACCCCTTCGCCACGCCGTCAGCGGCCGCTGAGATCGCCCACCTGCTCGGCGCTGCCCCCGCCCCGGCCTACGACGTGTCCGCAGCGTGCGCCGGCTACTGCTACGGCGTTGCCCAGGCCGACGCCCTGGTGCGCTCCGGCGCAGCCGAGTACGTGCTGGTCATCGGCGTGGAAAAGCTCTCGGACTTCATCGACAACACCGAGCGCACCATTTCCTTCCTGCTCGGCGACGGTGCCGGCGCCGTCGTCGTCGGTCCCGCAGACGCAGCGGGCATCGGCCCCTCCGTGTGGGGCTCGGACGGCAGCAAATCCAGCACCATCGGCATGACGCATTCCATGCTGGACATCCGCGAACTGTCGCTGGCCGCCGAAGCCGAAGGAACCGCCGTAGGCGTGTCCGAGGTGGCGGAACGCGACACCAAGCTGTGGCCCACCCTGCGCCAGGACGGCCAGAGCGTCTTCCGCTGGGCTGTCTGGGAGATGGCCAAGGTTGCCCAGCGTGCGCTGGATGCGGCCGGTGTCACGGCCGAAGATCTTGGCGCCTTTGTCCCCCACCAGGCCAACATGCGCATCATCGATGAAATGGCCAAGCAGCTGAAACTGCCCGAGTCCGTGATCATTGCGCGCGACATTGCCGACGCCGGCAACACGTCCGCTGCCTCGATCCCGCTGGCGACGCACCGCCTGCTGCAGGAAAACCCCGAGCTCAGCGGCAAGCTCTCCCTCCAGATCGGCTTCGGAGCAGGCCTGGTCTTCGGCGCACAGGTTATCGTTCTTCCGTAA